The Wansuia hejianensis genomic interval TCCGTCTCCGATCATACAGATTAGCTGGCAGTTTTCCTCGTAATGGCTGATCCAGTTCAATTTATCCTCCGGCCTGCAGTTCCCATGGACTTCGGCAATCTGCAGCAGTCCGGCGATGCTCTTCGCAGTTTCCTCCCGGTCGCCTGTTATAAGCACTGGATGAATATCCAGAGCTGTTATTCTGCTGATCGTGTCCACGCTTTCCGGCCTCAGGGTATCGGCCAGCGCAAGATATCCTGCAAATCTCCCGTCTATCGCAACATAAACCGCCGTGTTCCCCCGAAGCAGACAGGATTTTATGTCTTCTGCTGTTTTATCCTCTATGGTTATACCATGTTCTTCTAACAGTTCTCTGTTTCCGGCCAGAATTTCCCGGCCGCCGGCGCAGGCCATGACTCCCCGCCCGGGAATCATCTGAAATTCCTCCGCCTGAAAATTAAATCGCCCTGTTTTCTGCTGGTAACAACGTGTCACAGCGCGGCCGAGAGGATGTTCCGAACGCTGCTCGGCAGCCGCTGTACAGGCATACAGTTCTTCATCTGTGATCTCCGGAAGTATACTTTTCACAATGGTTACTTCAGGTGTCCCAAAAGTCAGTGTTCCTGTTTTATCGAAAGCTATGCGAGACACACCGGCCAGTCTTTCCAGCGCATCCCCTTCCCGTATAAGAAACCCATGTTTTGTGGCATTCCCCATTGCCGCCATGATAGCGGTTGGTGTTGCAAGCACAAGCGCACAGGGACAAAATACTACCAATATCGTCACAGTACGCAAGATTTCGCCTGTAACCAGCCATGTCAGTCCGGCGGCGCCCAGAGCGATGACTACAATCCAGGTTGCCCACCGGTCGGCGATGCCAACTATTTTTGCTTTCCCCGCATCAGCCGACTGCACCAGACGGATCATCCTCTGGATAGAGCTATCCTCCCCCACCCGTTCGGCTCTCATATCAAAGCTCCCAAACTGATTGACGGTACCGCTCGAAACCTCATCTCCCGCACTTTTGTCAACAGGCAGGGATTCGCCTGTCATAACCGCCTGATTAATTGAAGTATGCCCGGTAAGTACCACGCCGTCGACGGGTATGCTTTCTCCCGGAAGGACTCTGAGAATATCGCCTGTCTTCACCTGACCGGCCGGAACTATGGTTTCCGTCTCCCCTTCCACAACTCTGGCCGTCTGAGGGGTGAGGCGCACCAGCTTTTCAATCCCCGCCCTGGCCCGCTGGGCGGTCAGTTCTTCCAGCAGTCCGCCCAGCTGCATGATAAAAGCCACTTCACCGGCCGCAAAATACTCTCCAATAATGATGGAGGCAACTAACGCAAGCGATACCAGCACGTCAGCCTTGATATCAAAAGCAGTCACCAGTCCGGTTACGGCTTCCATGATAATCGGGATTCCGCAGAGCACGACAGCGGCCCAGGCTGCGTCGAATGGTATCGGGAATATTCTGAACATGCTGGCCAGCAGCGCCGCACCTGAAATCACCAGGAAAGCGACGTCTTTTTTAATTCCTCCCCATTCCAATAGTCCTTTTAGTCTTTTCATAACCGCCCTCCTTTATACCCATAGGGGTATATGTTTATAATACCTATAGGGGTATTGGTTGTCAAGTACAAAAAAAGACAGCCACAAAATATAGCTTGCAGCTGTCCTTTCCCGATATACGCCGGCCGGTTCCCTGTGCATCCTCTATTGAGCCCTCACCGTTTTCTATTACATATTCGCAAAACGTTCTACCGCTTTCGTAAAGCTTTTAATGGTCTGATCCGCATCCCCGTGCTCGATCCCATCGCGCACACAGTGATTGATATGCCCCTCCAGCACCACTTGCCCGGCCTTATGAAGAGCCGATTTTGCAGCATTGATCTGTGCCAGGACATCCTCGCAGGGGACGTCCTCATCAACCATGCGGTCGATGGCCTGAACCTGTCCTATTATTTTTTTCAGCCTCCGGTGAAGATTTTCCGAGTCCATACACTGTATCATCCGTTTACCTCCTATTTTTTATCAGCGTTCTTAATTGATCCTGTTTTTTACAAAATCCAGCAGATATTCTCTGTTATTTTTGCCCGGTTCATTAAGCACTTCCTCTAAAGCCGCATTCAGCAGTTCACCGACCTCCGGACCGGGCCTGCCGCCCAGGGACAGAATGTCCCGTCCTGTGATCTCTAAGTCCTTCAGTTTCAGGCACTGGCCTGCCTTCATTATTCTTTCATATACCAAAGATACCTCTATAATCCGCTGAAGTTTCAGCGTCCTGTATGTCTCACTCTGCGCCAGGGTATCTGCATTCTGTACTTTAATCAGAAGCGGAAACAATTCCGTGCCGATCTTATGGACTGCGCGGCGCACTTCTTTTTCCTCAGGCTGCATCCTCCAGTCATGATATTTCACCAATGTGGTTACCTGGCGAATTGTACCGTTGTCCAGCTTCAGCCGCCTCATGACTGCCTTTGCCATCTCTGCTCCCAGAAGCCCATGCCCCTTAAAATGATCGATGCCATTCTCATCTGTAGTATGACAGGAAGGTTTTCCGATATCATGGAGCAGCATGGTCAGCCGAAGCGTCTTGTCCGCCTCCACAGCGCACATGCTTTTCAATGTGTGCTCTCCCACAGTATAGCAGTGGTGCGGATTATTCTGCGGAGTCCTCATCATTTCATCAAATTCTGGCAGAATAATTCTTGTTATTCCCGCTTCATAAGCCACTTTCAGATAATCCGGATGATCAGAGGTAATCAGCTTCATGAGCTCAGCACAGATCCTCTCCGCGCTGATTTTTTCGAGAGTCGGAGCCAGACGGATGATGCCTGCCACCGTATCTCTGTCAATTCCAAAGCTCAGCTGTGCTGAAAAGCGGACCGCCCGTAGTATCCTCAGAGCATCCTCCGAAAACCGTTCCATGGGGTCCCCCACACAGCGGATCACTTTTCTCTGAAGGTCGTCTATGCCTCCGTACAGATCCACCAGACCATCTTCCTCATTATATGCCATGGCATTGATCGTAAAATCCCTCCGTTTCAAATCCTCTGGAAGACTGGCCGTGAAGGTCACCTCCTCCGGATGCCTGGCATCTCTGTATTCCCCATCTATCCGGTAGGTAGTCACTTCATGAGGCTTACTGCCAACCAGAACCGTTACCGTCCCATGAGCAATACCCGTATCCACAGTCCTGTTAAAAATCTCCTTCACCTGTTCCGGGCGGGCTGACGTGGTAATATCCCAGTCATCCGGCCGCCTTCCCAGTATGCTGTCCCGGATACAGCCCCCTACCGCATATGCTTCAAAGCCGGCGGCATGAAGGCTGTCCAGGATTGCTTTTACAGTAGCAGGCAATTTTATCCTCAACGCTTTCGTCTCCTTCATTTCTTGTTCATTACTGTCCGCTACTATTGTAACATATCTCTTCCGGCTGTCAAAGGAACAATTTCACCAGATTACCATTCACAGCCCTATTATGGTTTTGTGGTTAGATGTATGGATACCTGAACGAAAAGCAGCGGGAGACCTAAGGCGGGAACCCTAATGGTCTTAGACGGTAGATTCCGGAATACAAGAAAGAAATACTGGCGCCAATTGACCACAATTAGTCAATAATGATTGTCTGAAACAATACCAGCGACACTTTCGGAGATCCTGGGTGAGGCGTTTTCGATCACCAGAAAGGCAGACAGGAGACGGGGTATCCCAAACACCTCCCCCCTCACCGACCAATTAAAATCAAGACCATAATTGCACTATGAATGTCAACTCCACCTATCTTTTACACCTCCAACGCATACTACAGCATATTGACAATTTCCCCCAAAGGACATACTATATTAACTGGATATGCAGCAGTTTAGGCTTCATCACTTACCGAGAGGACGAAACGGAGGATAACGACTGGTATGGATTTTGAAAGGTTAAAAGAACACCGGAATCATCTGAATGCTTTTGCCAATTATATAGGTCTTCATATCACACAGCTAGGCGAAGGATCTGCCCGGGCTGAAATGCCTGTCACAAAAGATCATCTGAATCCCATCGGCTCTGTCCATGGAGGGTGCCTTGCCACCATGGCCGACGTAGTGGGCGGGGCTGCTGCCAGCTCCTATGGTTATCAGGTTACAACTCTGGACGGCAACCTTCACTATCTGAGAGCCGGCCTGGATGTCACCTGTCTTTACGGAAAGGCCCGCGAGCTGAAACATGGCAAAAGAATTCTGGTCTATGAGGTTTCTGTTGAAGATCAGAATGGGACAGTGCTGGCAGAGGGGATTTTTACGTATATGTCTATGGGCAAGAAGATTTTAGAATCTTGACAAATCCTGCAATTTATCTTAGAATGAAACGGAATTAACAATAACAGAGCGTTGATAGGGAATAGTACATGTCAGAAGATCCTCAGAGAGAAAGCCATCCGGTGCAAGGCTTTCGTTTGGAAGATATGGAACCGGCCCCTGGAGCTGCCTGCGAGAAGCAGGACGTGCCGCCGCGTTAAGGCGATAAACGAGTGAGCCTTCTGTATCAGACGGCTAATGAGGGTGGTACCACCGAATTAATTGTCGGTCCCTGTCTGGGGACGGGCATTTTTTTATTTCATAGGAAGTTCTTCCTATGAAATAAAAACCCACCGGGGGATGCGCATTCCACGCTAAAGAAATATGGCCGCTAAGGCGACCGCGCTCCGGCGCGCGAGTCCGGCA includes:
- a CDS encoding CCA tRNA nucleotidyltransferase, which codes for MRIKLPATVKAILDSLHAAGFEAYAVGGCIRDSILGRRPDDWDITTSARPEQVKEIFNRTVDTGIAHGTVTVLVGSKPHEVTTYRIDGEYRDARHPEEVTFTASLPEDLKRRDFTINAMAYNEEDGLVDLYGGIDDLQRKVIRCVGDPMERFSEDALRILRAVRFSAQLSFGIDRDTVAGIIRLAPTLEKISAERICAELMKLITSDHPDYLKVAYEAGITRIILPEFDEMMRTPQNNPHHCYTVGEHTLKSMCAVEADKTLRLTMLLHDIGKPSCHTTDENGIDHFKGHGLLGAEMAKAVMRRLKLDNGTIRQVTTLVKYHDWRMQPEEKEVRRAVHKIGTELFPLLIKVQNADTLAQSETYRTLKLQRIIEVSLVYERIMKAGQCLKLKDLEITGRDILSLGGRPGPEVGELLNAALEEVLNEPGKNNREYLLDFVKNRIN
- a CDS encoding heavy metal translocating P-type ATPase; this encodes MKRLKGLLEWGGIKKDVAFLVISGAALLASMFRIFPIPFDAAWAAVVLCGIPIIMEAVTGLVTAFDIKADVLVSLALVASIIIGEYFAAGEVAFIMQLGGLLEELTAQRARAGIEKLVRLTPQTARVVEGETETIVPAGQVKTGDILRVLPGESIPVDGVVLTGHTSINQAVMTGESLPVDKSAGDEVSSGTVNQFGSFDMRAERVGEDSSIQRMIRLVQSADAGKAKIVGIADRWATWIVVIALGAAGLTWLVTGEILRTVTILVVFCPCALVLATPTAIMAAMGNATKHGFLIREGDALERLAGVSRIAFDKTGTLTFGTPEVTIVKSILPEITDEELYACTAAAEQRSEHPLGRAVTRCYQQKTGRFNFQAEEFQMIPGRGVMACAGGREILAGNRELLEEHGITIEDKTAEDIKSCLLRGNTAVYVAIDGRFAGYLALADTLRPESVDTISRITALDIHPVLITGDREETAKSIAGLLQIAEVHGNCRPEDKLNWISHYEENCQLICMIGDGVNDAPALKKAAVGIAMGGVGSDIAVDAADIVLVSDEIKELPHLLELSRRMMNTIKCNLSFSMILNFLALALAMAGILNPVVGALVHNAGSVLVIIHSAVLLKWSGKNRLAVSNCTEHPEKQ
- a CDS encoding PaaI family thioesterase, coding for MDFERLKEHRNHLNAFANYIGLHITQLGEGSARAEMPVTKDHLNPIGSVHGGCLATMADVVGGAAASSYGYQVTTLDGNLHYLRAGLDVTCLYGKARELKHGKRILVYEVSVEDQNGTVLAEGIFTYMSMGKKILES
- a CDS encoding metal-sensing transcriptional repressor; translated protein: MIQCMDSENLHRRLKKIIGQVQAIDRMVDEDVPCEDVLAQINAAKSALHKAGQVVLEGHINHCVRDGIEHGDADQTIKSFTKAVERFANM